One window from the genome of Bacillus rossius redtenbacheri isolate Brsri chromosome 10, Brsri_v3, whole genome shotgun sequence encodes:
- the LOC134536025 gene encoding uncharacterized protein LOC134536025 → MDEKRNWRKGKKNHLYISATRKKNKATHLKAYWSQRKKTIPKQNNVNEELENQSLSRIHCSHQALIENEITSGVHEESYPAKKKIKLDSCIYQVPEGRDSRSHLGSQGVNKAQEISSRENDTSDEENNYSVANVLHNEDGQCM, encoded by the exons aTGGATGAGAAGAGAAACTGGAGAAAAGGAAAGAAGAATCATCTTTATATTTCtgcaacaagaaagaaaaataaagctactcatctcaaagcatactggagtcaaag GAAAAAAACTATACCTAAACAAAACAATGTCAATGAAGAATTGGAAAACCAGAGCCTATCAAGAATTCACTGCAGCCATCAAGCACTGATTGAAAACGAAATAACTTCCGGAGTGCATGAAGAAAGCTATCCGGCAAA gaaaaaaattaaacttgataGCTGCATTTATCAAGTTCCGGAAGGCAGAGACTCACGAAGTCACCTTGGCAGCCAGGGAGTAAATAAGGCACAAGAAATTTCTTCAAGAGAAAATGACACTTCAGATGAAGAGAATAACTACTCTGTAGCCAATGTCCTGCACAATGAAGATGGACAGTGTATGTAA
- the LOC134536018 gene encoding uncharacterized protein LOC134536018 — translation MAVANKYCYVCARAKNNESIPSHDCYKNHEGSSSSMEAKIIVEGFKKSVTMYNIKYAKIIADGDSSVYKKILEARPYDNLTVEKIECRNHLLRNYRKKIISASENTNLGTTILRKIVYSKMSKLSIGVQKAIAYRKSQDTDFQVKVSQLKCDIENGPSHVFGEHKNCSTLGYFCDGRKDGESNLFPELEKNSLWSHIYKACQYLAAHSRSLIHDVDSNKVEQFNSIIAKFSGGKRVNFATKRSYQGRCAGAVIAHNTKTPQYVLHKSMFNGISPNKISKRLEFRRRELRRRELEIKEKNKQIKSTKTAKKSLTKTYGEKDYGPQCQQPDMDPETFEEQKQAFLSRLQLTQEDRQQLERDTILQAGSGKWLETRRKILTASNFGKVCRRRASTSCANLVRSIVYTSDILNVPAIYHGKKFEVMAIEQLEKQEGIKVGKSGLFIDKELPFLGATPDGVIGEKGLAEVKCPSSAIGKDVTAAVKQGNIRYLSFEGDELKLKKTHSYFYQVQGQLHISEREYCIFGVWTSVEKEMAIFRIERDDNFWKQEMEPHLTKFYYNCILPELVDPRHTRSMEIRDPPYIIDAIEKRARKKFAAVKTCSAAH, via the coding sequence ATGGCAGTTGCAAACAAATACTGCTATGTTTGCGCTCGAGCGAAAAATAACGAATCTATCCCTTCACATGATTGCTATAAAAATCATGAAGGTAGCTCAAGTAGCATGGAAGCAAAAATAATAGTAGAAGGATTCAAAAAGAGTGTAACTATGTACAACATAAAGTATGCCAAAATTATAGCCGATGGTGACAGCAGTGTATACAAGAAAATTCTGGAAGCTAGGCCATATGACAATCTTACTGTTGAGAAGATAGAATGCAGGAATCATCTGCTCCgcaattacaggaaaaaaattatttctgcaagTGAAAATACTAATCTTGGGACTACCATTCTGAGGAAAATAGTTTATAGTAAAATGAGTAAACTATCCATTGGAGTGCAAAAAGCAATCGCTTACAGAAAGTCACAGGACACCGATTTTCAAGTTAAAGTTTCACAGTTGAAATGCGATATTGAAAATGGTCCGAGCCACGTTTTTGGTGAGCACAAAAATTGCAGTACTTTAGGTTACTTCTGCGATGGTCGAAAAGACGGTGAATCAAACCTTTTCCCAGagttggaaaaaaattctttgtggTCTCATATTTATAAAGCATGTCAGTATTTAGCTGCTCATTCTCGAAGCCTCATACATGATGTAGATAGCAACAAAGTCGAACAATTCAATTCAATAATTGCGAAATTTTCCGGAGGAAAAAGAGTGAACTTTGCAACGAAACGATCTTATCAAGGGAGATGTGCTGGTGCTGTAATAGCACACAATACAAAAACACCACAATATGTGTTGCACAAAAGCATGTTCAACGGTATAAGTccgaataaaatttcaaaaaggtTAGAATTCAGACGGCGGGAACTTCGAAGACGggaattagaaataaaagaaaaaaacaaacaaattaaatcaaCGAAAACAGCCAAAAAATCTCTCACCAAAACCTATGGAGAAAAGGACTATGGTCCTCAATGTCAACAGCCTGACATGGATCCAGAAACATTTGAGGAACAGAAACAAGCTTTCCTCAGTAGGTTACAACTAACACAAGAGGACCGTCAACAGTTAGAGAGAGACACAATTCTCCAGGCAGGAAGCGGAAAATGGCTTGAAACACGTAGAAAAATTCTAACGGCTTCGAATTTCGGGAAAGTCTGTCGTAGACGTGCATCAACAAGCTGCGCGAACTTAGTTCGCAGTATTGTTTATACCTCCGATATTTTGAACGTGCCTGCAATTTATCATGGTAAAAAGTTTGAGGTAATGGCTATAGAACAACTAGAAAAACAAGAAGGAATTAAGGTTGGAAAAAGTGGACTCTTCATTGACAAGGAATTGCCTTTCTTGGGTGCCACTCCGGATGGTGTTATTGGAGAAAAGGGTCTTGCAGAAGTTAAGTGTCCATCATCTGCAATTGGAAAAGATGTTACTGCAGCAGTTAAACAAGGGAACATCCGATATCTGAGTTTCGAAGGAGATGAACTGAAactgaaaaaaacacattcatatttttatcaagttcagGGACAGCTGCACATTTCAGAGAGGGAATATTGCATTTTTGGTGTTTGGACATCAGTTGAAAAAGAGATGGCAATATTTCGAATTGAAAGGGATGACAATTTTTGGAAACAAGAGATGGAACCACATCTTACAAAATTCTATTATAACTGCATTTTGCCAGAACTGGTGGACCCTAGGCATACGAGGAGCATGGAAATTCGAGACCCTCCATACATTATTGACGCTATTGAAAAAagagcaagaaaaaaatttgctgctgtcaagaCTTGTTCAGCTGCTCATTAA